Sequence from the Candidatus Edwardsbacteria bacterium RifOxyA12_full_54_48 genome:
TTTCATTCATTCCGGAAGTTACGCCCTGCGACATAGGGCCGACTGCTTCGGGAAAGCGGCGCCGTTCCTGTCATTCCTTTTTCAGGATGTCAAGGTCACTCCCGGGGCCGGCTATTGCCTGTCCGGCTGGGGGCGCAAGAACGACGGGGCCGGCAACACCATGCGGATGCGGGTCCAGTGGTTCGATTCACTGCATGCCAATCTTTTATTGGACGACACCACGGCCGCCTTAAGCGCCGACAGTGCGGGCTATATCTTTCTGACCACCGGAACGGTGATGGCTCCGGCCGGGGCGGCCTTCGCCCGGATCAAGCTGAACATCTGGGCGGTGAACAGCAACGCCTACTGGGACCGGTGGGACGATATATCTTTTACGCAAATAACAGGCGTGGCGGGAAGGCCCGAATTACCAATTACGAATTACGAACTTAAACTGGGGCAGAATTATCCCAACCCGTTCAAACAGTCAACAGTCATCAGTTACCAGATAACAGGGGACGGAACGGTAAATCTTTCGGTTTACAATATTGCCGGGCAGTTGGTGAGGGTGCTGATAAATGAGACCTCTCCCTCTTGTCCCTCTCCAAATGCATTTGGAGAGGGACAAGAGGGAGAGGTGGGACGGTCGGGATGACAAGGGCCGGGCGGTGGCCAACGGGGTGTATATTTATAAATTGAACGTTGGCGGTAAAAGCATCTCCAAAAAAATGATAATCTTAAGATAAAATACAACCTTAAGGAGCTTACTATGGCGGTCAATCCGAAAATTTTTAAAGCCTACGACATCCGCGGGATATACCCCACCGAGTGGGACGATGATCAGGCCCGGGAGATAGGCCGGGCCCTGGTGGATCACCTGAAATGCCGGGAAGTGGCGGTGGGCCGCGACATGCGCACCTCGTCCGATGCGGTCTTTGCGGCCCTGGCCCAGGGCATCACCGCCCAGGGGGCCGATGTGGTGGACCTGGGGAAGGTCTCCACCGACGGGCTGTACTTTGCGGTGGGCAAATACGGCTATCAGGCCGGGGTGATGATCACCGCCAGCCACAATCCCAAGGAATATAACGGCCTGAAGATCTGCAAAAAGGACGCCATCCCGCTTTCCGGCGACCAGGGCTTAGATCAGATGCGGGATCTGATCAACCAGGGCCAGCTCAAAGATAACGCCATCAAAGGCTCCATCACCTCCAGGGATATAAGCGAGGCCTACATCAACCACTGTCTGACCTTTATCGATGCCACCAAGATCAAGCCCTACAGGATCGCGGTGGACGCCGGCAACGGCATGGCCGGGCAGACCGTGCCCCCGCTGTTCGCCAAACTACCGGGCGAGCTGATCCCCCTGTTCTTCGAACTGGACGGCAGCTTTCCCAACCATCCGGCCAGCCCCATCGAACCGGAGAACATCGCGGCCCTGCAGGCCAGGGTGACGGCCGAAAAGTGCGACTTCGGCGCGGCCTTCGACGGCGACGCCGACCGGATGTTCCTGATCGACGAGAAGGGGCGGGCCCTGGGCGGGTCGGACATCGCCGGATTGGTGTCCAAGATGCTGCTCAAGAAGAAGCCCGGGTCCACCGTGCTGTATAATGCCATCTGCTCCCGCTGCGTGCCGGAGACGGTGGCCAAAGCGGGAGGAAAGTCCATCCGCAGCCGGGTGGGCCACGCCCTGATCAAG
This genomic interval carries:
- a CDS encoding phosphomannomutase/phosphoglucomutase is translated as MAVNPKIFKAYDIRGIYPTEWDDDQAREIGRALVDHLKCREVAVGRDMRTSSDAVFAALAQGITAQGADVVDLGKVSTDGLYFAVGKYGYQAGVMITASHNPKEYNGLKICKKDAIPLSGDQGLDQMRDLINQGQLKDNAIKGSITSRDISEAYINHCLTFIDATKIKPYRIAVDAGNGMAGQTVPPLFAKLPGELIPLFFELDGSFPNHPASPIEPENIAALQARVTAEKCDFGAAFDGDADRMFLIDEKGRALGGSDIAGLVSKMLLKKKPGSTVLYNAICSRCVPETVAKAGGKSIRSRVGHALIKPLMRQENAIFGGEHSGHFYFRDFWFADSGLIAFLVCWQLISEEGKLLSELVAEIDPYHRINETNSQVEDIPAKLAELESIYQNKGAELDHLDGLTVSYKDWWANIRPSNTEPLLRLNVEANSRALLEDKSAELLNIIRS